Proteins encoded together in one Neobacillus sp. FSL H8-0543 window:
- the ccsB gene encoding c-type cytochrome biogenesis protein CcsB translates to MVTISSNLLYIAFVLYLVATLFFGGAIKQKNGSEEKTGKNRWAQIAVVLTIAGFISQLGYFITRWIAAGHAPVSNLFEFTTFFGMALVGAFIVIYFIYRTPLLGLFTMPVALLIIAYASMFPRDISPLIPALQSDWLHIHVTTAALGQAILAVSFAAGLIYLVKVIDQSKANKRTFWLETIMFGLVTTLGFILVSTLFSAMNYHAEFSWIDKNNIETTVEYTMPAITGPNEWELTTKDKFEPILEMPAIISAKKLNTVIWSLIAGFILYGLLRLVLRKRIAAALQPLVKKINLDLVDEISYRSVLIGFPIFTLGALIFAMIWAQIAWTRFWGWDPKEVWALITWLFYAAFLHLRLSKGWHGEKSAWLVVIGFIIMMFNLVAVNLVIAGLHSYAGS, encoded by the coding sequence TTGGTAACAATAAGTAGTAATTTACTTTATATAGCTTTTGTTCTTTATTTAGTGGCGACCCTCTTCTTTGGTGGGGCTATTAAACAAAAGAATGGTTCGGAAGAAAAAACTGGTAAAAATCGGTGGGCACAAATTGCTGTTGTCTTAACGATAGCTGGCTTTATTTCACAATTAGGATATTTTATCACGAGATGGATTGCAGCTGGACACGCACCTGTTAGTAATCTATTTGAATTTACAACCTTTTTTGGAATGGCGCTTGTTGGTGCATTTATTGTTATTTATTTTATCTATCGCACGCCGCTTCTTGGTTTATTCACAATGCCTGTTGCACTTTTGATTATTGCCTATGCAAGTATGTTTCCGCGAGATATCTCGCCATTAATACCTGCGCTACAAAGTGATTGGCTTCATATTCATGTAACAACAGCGGCATTGGGCCAGGCAATTTTAGCGGTTAGTTTCGCTGCAGGTTTAATTTATCTGGTAAAGGTGATTGACCAATCAAAAGCAAACAAACGCACTTTTTGGCTTGAAACGATTATGTTTGGTTTGGTAACAACACTAGGGTTTATCCTTGTGTCAACTCTGTTTTCAGCAATGAATTATCATGCGGAATTCAGTTGGATTGATAAAAACAACATCGAAACCACTGTAGAGTATACAATGCCGGCAATTACAGGCCCAAATGAATGGGAATTAACTACGAAGGATAAATTTGAGCCAATCCTTGAAATGCCGGCAATTATTAGTGCTAAGAAATTGAATACCGTCATTTGGTCATTAATTGCTGGATTTATTCTGTATGGTTTACTGCGATTAGTTTTAAGAAAACGAATTGCTGCAGCACTCCAGCCTCTGGTTAAAAAAATAAATTTGGATTTAGTCGATGAAATTAGCTATCGCTCGGTATTAATTGGTTTCCCAATTTTCACCTTAGGTGCATTGATATTTGCAATGATTTGGGCGCAAATTGCATGGACCAGGTTCTGGGGATGGGATCCAAAAGAAGTATGGGCGCTAATCACTTGGTTGTTCTATGCTGCCTTTTTACATCTGCGTCTCTCAAAAGGATGGCATGGAGAAAAGTCTGCTTGGCTAGTGGTCATTGGGTTTATTATTATGATGTTTAACTTAGTTGCTGTAAACCTTGTAATAGCAGGACTTCATTCATATGCGGGTTCCTAA
- a CDS encoding cytochrome c biogenesis protein ResB, with the protein MKDVKCECGHVNPHGTVLCEACGKVLIEQSTDAQLIDMRYEGSARRSQTYNKTIVDKIWNFFSSVKVGVWLIIITLIASALGTILPQEMYIPPTLPPGEYYQEQYGWFGKLFYDLGLNNLYSSWWYLILIAMIGVSLVICSLDRVVPLHKALKAQRVTRHEGFLKRQRLFGVTKNGAESDFEILKKQLTAKRYQVREENGDILAEKGRFSRWGPYVNHVGLIIFLIGGMLRFVPGMYIDQVMWLREGETKVVPETDGQFYVKNNKFILEHYDKDKDKTFEAAIDRAGMVAKNYQTNAVLYKRVGPAIAGAEPDLEMVKEHKIQVNQPLKFEDFALYQVDYKLDELNEMTFSLTNKAAEKSFGDVTINLYDPKSKYDLGNGYSVEVLSYFPDFEFAENGEPTTKSRVPNNPAFVFRMVSPELPKGETSFVAIQQTIEPLGDNEYKMAFKGVKTKNVTALTVRKDLTLWVIILGGIIFMIGVIQGAYWNHRRIWVQNKDGEIWVAAHTNKNWYGLKQEIESVLKDTQVTIPDDQVQREKLDKEGV; encoded by the coding sequence ATGAAAGATGTAAAATGTGAATGTGGTCATGTTAACCCGCATGGAACCGTATTGTGTGAGGCCTGTGGAAAAGTGCTAATTGAACAGTCAACAGATGCCCAGCTCATCGATATGCGTTATGAAGGCAGTGCTCGCCGCTCACAAACATATAACAAGACAATTGTTGATAAAATATGGAACTTTTTTTCTTCCGTTAAGGTAGGAGTATGGCTTATTATCATCACGCTTATTGCCTCCGCCTTAGGGACAATTCTTCCACAGGAAATGTACATACCGCCTACCTTGCCGCCAGGGGAATATTATCAGGAACAATATGGCTGGTTTGGAAAATTATTTTATGATTTGGGCTTAAATAATTTATATAGCTCATGGTGGTATTTAATATTAATTGCGATGATTGGTGTTTCATTAGTTATTTGTAGCCTTGATAGGGTTGTGCCACTACATAAGGCGTTAAAAGCCCAAAGAGTTACCAGACACGAAGGTTTTTTAAAGCGTCAGCGTTTGTTCGGTGTAACTAAGAATGGTGCTGAGAGTGATTTTGAAATCCTTAAAAAGCAGTTAACGGCTAAACGGTACCAGGTTCGGGAAGAAAATGGGGACATATTAGCTGAAAAGGGACGTTTTTCCCGCTGGGGTCCATATGTAAACCATGTCGGTTTGATTATCTTTTTAATAGGAGGTATGCTCCGTTTTGTTCCTGGAATGTATATCGATCAGGTCATGTGGCTGCGTGAGGGGGAAACCAAGGTTGTCCCTGAAACGGATGGACAATTTTATGTGAAAAATAATAAATTTATTCTTGAACACTACGACAAAGATAAGGATAAAACCTTTGAGGCGGCGATTGACCGTGCTGGGATGGTAGCAAAAAATTACCAAACGAATGCCGTTCTTTATAAAAGAGTTGGTCCAGCAATTGCTGGAGCGGAGCCGGATTTAGAAATGGTAAAAGAACATAAAATCCAGGTGAATCAACCATTGAAGTTTGAAGATTTTGCGTTATATCAAGTAGATTATAAACTCGACGAACTCAATGAAATGACTTTTTCCTTAACAAACAAAGCAGCGGAGAAATCATTCGGTGATGTAACAATTAATTTATATGATCCTAAGTCAAAATATGATTTGGGAAATGGCTATTCAGTGGAAGTTTTGAGTTATTTTCCAGACTTTGAATTTGCAGAGAATGGTGAGCCGACAACAAAATCTAGAGTACCAAACAATCCTGCTTTTGTTTTTCGGATGGTCTCTCCTGAATTACCAAAGGGAGAAACAAGTTTTGTAGCAATACAGCAAACGATTGAACCTTTAGGCGATAATGAATATAAAATGGCCTTCAAAGGTGTCAAGACAAAAAATGTTACTGCCTTAACAGTAAGAAAAGACTTAACCCTATGGGTGATTATTCTGGGTGGTATTATTTTTATGATTGGTGTTATCCAGGGTGCCTACTGGAATCACCGAAGAATTTGGGTCCAAAATAAGGATGGGGAAATATGGGTTGCTGCCCACACCAATAAGAATTGGTATGGATTAAAGCAAGAAATAGAATCGGTACTAAAGGATACGCAAGTAACTATACCCGATGATCAAGTTCAAAGGGAAAAGTTGGATAAGGAGGGTGTCTAA
- the resA gene encoding thiol-disulfide oxidoreductase ResA, protein MKKQRLVMRTVILLVLGAAVAYTLYANLTKDDKQKVAVGKEAPDFVLVDMDGKKHQLSDYKGQGVFLNFWGTYCKPCEDEMPYINNQYHQFKDQGVQVLAVNVSESKLAVSKFSDRHNLDFSILLDKDGQVQSAFGINLLPATFLVDKDGKVVEYFTGQLTENTVREFMEKIKP, encoded by the coding sequence ATGAAAAAACAGAGATTAGTAATGAGAACAGTGATTTTACTCGTCTTAGGTGCTGCCGTTGCATACACGCTGTATGCCAATTTAACAAAAGATGATAAACAAAAGGTTGCGGTAGGCAAAGAAGCACCTGATTTTGTTCTGGTTGATATGGATGGGAAAAAACATCAATTATCAGACTATAAAGGTCAAGGAGTATTTTTAAATTTTTGGGGAACCTATTGCAAGCCCTGTGAGGATGAAATGCCCTACATTAATAATCAATATCATCAATTTAAAGACCAAGGAGTTCAGGTTCTCGCTGTTAACGTCAGTGAATCCAAACTAGCAGTTAGTAAGTTTTCAGACCGGCACAATCTTGACTTTTCCATATTGTTAGATAAAGACGGACAGGTTCAATCTGCATTTGGAATTAATCTTTTGCCTGCGACATTTTTAGTTGATAAAGATGGAAAAGTGGTTGAATACTTCACTGGCCAGCTAACAGAAAATACAGTTAGGGAGTTTATGGAGAAAATAAAACCTTAA
- the rluB gene encoding 23S rRNA pseudouridine(2605) synthase RluB, with protein sequence MERLQKVIARAGIASRRKSEELIKEGRVKVNGKVVTELGVKVTPTDKVEVNEIQIQREEPVYFLLYKPRGVISSVSDDKGRRVVTDFFSEQKERIYPVGRLDYDTSGVLLLTNDGEFANLLMHPRNQIDKVYVVKSKGIPSKENLLKLERGIQLEDGKTAPARVKMLSMDKQKQTAIIEIAIHEGRNRQVRRMFEAIGHDVLKLKRERFGFLTLNGLSAGDARELTPHEVKQLRALAMESSKKNS encoded by the coding sequence ATGGAACGATTACAAAAAGTAATTGCCCGAGCGGGGATTGCTTCAAGAAGAAAGTCCGAAGAATTGATTAAAGAAGGTAGAGTAAAAGTAAATGGGAAAGTTGTGACTGAGTTAGGAGTAAAGGTCACCCCTACTGATAAGGTAGAGGTTAATGAGATACAGATACAACGAGAAGAACCTGTCTATTTTCTCTTATATAAACCCCGGGGTGTGATATCTAGCGTTAGTGATGATAAAGGAAGAAGGGTGGTTACAGACTTCTTTTCTGAGCAAAAAGAAAGAATTTATCCTGTTGGTCGGCTTGACTATGATACTTCTGGTGTATTGCTGCTTACGAATGATGGAGAATTTGCAAATTTATTAATGCATCCAAGAAATCAGATTGACAAAGTCTATGTTGTGAAATCGAAAGGGATCCCATCTAAAGAGAATCTATTAAAGTTGGAGAGAGGAATCCAACTTGAAGATGGAAAGACAGCGCCAGCTAGAGTCAAAATGCTATCAATGGACAAACAAAAACAAACAGCGATTATCGAAATAGCTATACATGAGGGCCGGAATCGTCAAGTCAGAAGAATGTTTGAAGCGATTGGACATGATGTTTTGAAACTTAAAAGGGAACGCTTTGGGTTTTTAACATTGAATGGCCTATCTGCGGGAGATGCTAGAGAATTAACACCACATGAAGTGAAACAACTAAGGGCACTTGCCATGGAGTCTTCAAAGAAAAATTCATAA
- a CDS encoding spore maturation protein: MEFISLISLGFIPVLIGFILLYGTFKQVPTYESFVEGGKEGIKIAVSIIPFLVGMLVAISIFRASGALEALMKWIRPVMESIGIPAEIVPLILIRPISGTAALGMTSDLIAVYGPDSFIGRLASVLQGSTDTTFYVLTVYFGAIGIKKMGDALKVGLLADVFGIVIAILVVTLVFGTK, translated from the coding sequence ATGGAATTTATTTCGCTTATTTCCCTTGGATTTATCCCCGTTTTAATTGGATTCATTCTTTTATATGGCACCTTCAAGCAAGTACCCACCTATGAAAGCTTTGTTGAAGGCGGCAAGGAAGGGATTAAGATTGCTGTTTCCATTATTCCTTTTCTTGTGGGAATGCTTGTTGCAATCTCTATCTTCCGTGCATCCGGTGCATTGGAAGCGTTAATGAAATGGATCCGGCCCGTTATGGAGTCAATTGGCATTCCGGCTGAAATTGTCCCGCTTATCCTTATTCGGCCAATTTCTGGGACGGCCGCACTTGGAATGACAAGCGATTTAATTGCCGTATATGGACCTGATTCCTTTATTGGGAGACTTGCCTCTGTGTTGCAAGGAAGTACGGATACAACCTTTTACGTATTGACAGTGTATTTTGGTGCCATTGGAATTAAGAAAATGGGAGATGCTCTAAAAGTGGGTCTCCTGGCAGACGTATTTGGAATTGTTATTGCCATATTAGTCGTTACACTTGTATTTGGAACAAAATAG
- a CDS encoding nucleoside recognition domain-containing protein, with the protein MVNYIWVFMTVVGIIFALINGTMEEVNKAIFVGAQEAVTLCIGLISILVFWLGMMRIAEESGLLVKLTKLFRPLVRRLFPEVPANHPAMGYILSNMISNMFGLGNAATPLGIKAMEELKHLNGGKNSASRSMVTFLAINTASITIIPTTVIAIRMNYNSASPTEIVVPTLIATVISMLGAVMIDRYFYNRRSRKG; encoded by the coding sequence ATGGTTAACTATATCTGGGTGTTTATGACTGTTGTTGGTATTATTTTCGCACTAATTAATGGGACGATGGAAGAAGTAAATAAAGCGATATTTGTTGGGGCACAGGAGGCTGTCACTCTCTGTATCGGACTCATTAGTATTCTCGTATTTTGGCTGGGAATGATGAGAATTGCCGAGGAATCCGGTCTACTAGTAAAACTAACCAAATTGTTTCGCCCGTTGGTTAGACGATTGTTTCCAGAAGTACCAGCAAATCATCCCGCAATGGGTTATATATTATCAAATATGATTTCAAACATGTTTGGTTTGGGAAATGCCGCCACACCACTTGGAATTAAAGCAATGGAGGAATTGAAACATTTAAATGGCGGAAAAAATTCGGCCAGTCGTTCTATGGTTACTTTTTTGGCTATAAATACTGCCAGCATTACAATCATACCAACTACTGTCATCGCTATTAGAATGAACTATAACTCAGCATCCCCTACTGAAATTGTTGTTCCAACCCTAATCGCAACAGTTATTTCAATGCTGGGGGCCGTCATGATTGACCGTTATTTTTATAATCGAAGAAGCCGTAAAGGATGA
- a CDS encoding D-alanyl-D-alanine carboxypeptidase family protein encodes MIWKLVVYTLMATLFITNIPQKVDASVSVSARGAVLMEQESGRILFEKDAYTKKRIASITKIMTAILAIESGKMDELVKVSVQATRAEGSSVYLKPGEKIKLEHLVYGLMLRSGNDAAIAIAEHVGGSLDGFVYIMNQKAREIGMLNTHFANPHGLDDHEDHYSTAYDMALLMRYAMKYKKFQKVTGTKVHKAPNPTESWDREWKNKNRLLTKYKYATGGKTGYTKRAKRTLVTTASKGDMSLIAVTINASDDWNDHIAMFESGFKGFDMAEVLTKGSIKINNKHYKKHLYLKNTVVYPATEEEMDLFSIKYKLDKPSEDWDRKVGHEEIVGKAVVSLDGRVVKEVPIYYDGVPEKKKGLFESLKEIFLSIIGVRING; translated from the coding sequence ATGATTTGGAAACTAGTTGTTTACACCCTCATGGCCACATTATTTATAACAAACATTCCTCAAAAGGTGGATGCTTCCGTTTCCGTAAGTGCACGTGGTGCTGTTCTAATGGAGCAAGAATCGGGTCGTATCCTATTTGAAAAAGATGCCTACACCAAAAAACGAATTGCTAGTATCACTAAAATAATGACAGCCATTCTTGCCATCGAATCTGGAAAAATGGATGAATTAGTAAAAGTAAGTGTACAAGCTACCCGGGCGGAGGGGTCTTCGGTTTATTTAAAACCAGGAGAAAAAATTAAGTTAGAACACTTAGTATATGGCTTGATGTTGCGGTCTGGGAATGATGCAGCTATAGCGATTGCAGAGCATGTAGGTGGAAGCTTAGATGGCTTCGTTTACATAATGAACCAAAAAGCTAGGGAAATCGGAATGTTAAATACTCATTTTGCTAATCCTCATGGGTTGGATGATCACGAAGACCATTATTCTACTGCTTACGATATGGCACTGCTTATGCGTTATGCAATGAAATATAAAAAATTCCAAAAAGTTACTGGTACGAAGGTACACAAAGCACCAAATCCCACTGAAAGCTGGGATCGGGAATGGAAAAATAAAAACCGTTTACTAACAAAATACAAATATGCTACAGGCGGAAAAACAGGCTATACGAAGCGGGCAAAAAGAACACTTGTCACAACTGCTTCAAAGGGTGATATGAGTTTAATAGCGGTTACAATCAATGCTTCCGATGATTGGAATGATCATATTGCTATGTTTGAAAGTGGCTTTAAAGGATTCGATATGGCGGAAGTCCTAACTAAGGGAAGTATTAAGATTAACAATAAGCATTATAAGAAACATTTATACTTGAAAAATACAGTGGTATACCCTGCCACCGAAGAGGAAATGGACTTATTTTCTATTAAATATAAACTAGATAAGCCCTCTGAAGATTGGGATAGAAAGGTTGGCCATGAGGAAATAGTTGGCAAGGCTGTAGTAAGTCTCGATGGAAGAGTAGTTAAGGAAGTGCCAATCTACTATGATGGTGTTCCAGAGAAGAAGAAGGGGCTATTTGAATCGCTAAAAGAAATTTTTTTATCTATTATAGGTGTGAGAATCAATGGTTAA
- a CDS encoding superoxide dismutase encodes MTRFNNYVNELFKWNEEMRRFLETDNVEANSELWQQLDEFTEIIETTGKQLSDEELLSLQAKAEDIHERMENYFNRKQQEVGNIWVADKTVPPGGHMLPDLPYAYNALEPYISEDIMKIHHDKHHRSYVDGLNKAELNLKKARDNNDFSLIKHWSRELAFHGSGHYLHTIFWRNMGPKKGGSPQGILKAEIERYFGSFERFKKQFSEAAKQVEGVGWAILVWSPRARHLEILQTERHMLLTQWDTIPLLVLDVWEHAYYLQYKNNRGSYVDNWWNVVNWNDVEMRLEQAIELKWPAF; translated from the coding sequence ATGACTCGTTTTAATAACTATGTGAATGAATTGTTTAAATGGAATGAAGAAATGAGACGATTTCTGGAGACGGATAATGTGGAAGCAAACTCTGAATTATGGCAGCAACTTGATGAATTTACCGAGATAATTGAAACCACGGGTAAGCAATTGTCTGACGAGGAACTGCTAAGTCTTCAAGCAAAGGCAGAAGACATTCATGAACGAATGGAAAACTACTTTAATAGAAAACAACAAGAGGTCGGAAATATTTGGGTTGCAGATAAAACTGTTCCTCCTGGCGGTCATATGCTTCCAGATCTGCCGTATGCCTATAATGCACTAGAGCCTTATATCTCTGAAGATATTATGAAAATACATCATGACAAGCATCATCGCTCCTATGTAGATGGTTTGAACAAAGCTGAATTAAATCTAAAGAAGGCAAGAGATAATAATGATTTTTCCCTTATAAAGCATTGGTCAAGGGAATTGGCTTTTCATGGATCAGGTCACTACCTGCATACGATTTTTTGGAGAAATATGGGGCCGAAAAAAGGGGGAAGTCCTCAAGGAATACTCAAAGCAGAAATAGAGCGCTATTTTGGCAGTTTTGAACGATTTAAAAAACAATTTTCAGAAGCAGCCAAGCAGGTGGAAGGTGTGGGTTGGGCAATCCTTGTTTGGTCACCACGTGCAAGGCATTTGGAAATATTACAAACTGAGAGACATATGCTGTTAACACAATGGGATACAATTCCTCTGCTTGTTTTGGATGTTTGGGAGCATGCTTATTATCTTCAATATAAGAATAATAGAGGTAGTTACGTAGATAATTGGTGGAATGTTGTTAATTGGAATGACGTTGAAATGCGTTTGGAGCAGGCTATTGAGCTTAAATGGCCAGCTTTTTAA
- a CDS encoding DUF3907 family protein: protein MGNSLVKTQLSEVKGFLSGTIISLETYLNETTISQLEQHAKSDSSTNRLILSNLRKILVFCEEGLDACSVIMQSEPFQKASAEKVLYQIFHRVIEEFFSPKNDAWFEDSRSAYTGNNSIKFYKSVPDNLQQLVKGLEGEFQRIREELEYYETDYRTKMIQSN from the coding sequence ATGGGTAATTCATTAGTTAAGACACAGCTCAGCGAAGTCAAAGGATTTTTATCAGGCACAATTATTTCACTAGAAACATATTTGAATGAAACAACCATATCGCAATTAGAACAGCATGCCAAGAGCGATTCAAGCACGAATCGGTTAATCCTTTCAAATTTGCGAAAAATACTTGTTTTTTGTGAGGAAGGTTTGGACGCCTGTTCAGTCATTATGCAAAGCGAACCATTTCAAAAAGCATCTGCAGAAAAAGTTCTCTATCAAATTTTTCATCGGGTGATTGAAGAATTTTTCTCTCCTAAAAATGATGCTTGGTTTGAGGATAGTCGTTCTGCCTATACAGGTAATAATTCAATAAAATTCTATAAAAGTGTACCAGACAATCTCCAACAGTTAGTTAAAGGTCTCGAAGGTGAATTTCAAAGAATTAGAGAAGAACTTGAGTATTATGAAACAGACTATCGAACGAAAATGATTCAATCAAATTAA
- the scpB gene encoding SMC-Scp complex subunit ScpB, which yields MEIINWKSIAESLLFAAGDEGLTIKHIAEVLEVDELKANEIIEELKKEYEKDKHRGIMIVQLAGTYQLATKKENATYLKRLVDSPNTTTLSQAALETLAIIAYKQPITRTEIEEIRGVKTERPLHTLMAKALIKEVGRAEGTGRAYLYGTTREFLDYFGLKNIKELPLLPEKADDEYVQEEADLFFEKFNETINS from the coding sequence TTGGAAATTATTAATTGGAAAAGTATCGCTGAGAGCCTTTTATTTGCAGCAGGTGACGAAGGGCTTACGATAAAACATATAGCAGAAGTTTTAGAAGTTGATGAGCTTAAGGCTAATGAGATTATTGAAGAATTAAAAAAGGAATATGAAAAGGATAAGCATCGAGGAATAATGATTGTCCAACTGGCTGGTACATATCAGCTTGCCACGAAAAAGGAAAATGCTACATACTTAAAAAGACTTGTAGATTCTCCCAACACGACAACATTGTCACAGGCAGCCTTGGAAACTTTAGCGATTATTGCTTATAAGCAACCAATAACTCGTACAGAAATTGAAGAAATTCGTGGTGTGAAAACAGAAAGGCCGTTACATACACTCATGGCAAAAGCACTTATAAAAGAAGTAGGACGGGCAGAAGGTACAGGGAGAGCTTATTTATATGGAACTACGAGAGAATTCCTTGATTATTTTGGTTTAAAAAACATTAAGGAACTGCCCCTACTTCCTGAAAAAGCAGATGACGAGTATGTCCAAGAGGAAGCAGACCTATTTTTTGAGAAATTCAACGAAACGATAAACTCTTAA
- a CDS encoding segregation/condensation protein A, producing MVSYNVKIDAFEGPLDLLLHLINRLEIDIYDIPVAQITEQYLSYIKTMKELKLDLASEFLVMAATLLAIKSQMLLPKHEEDYNEFDSEISFEEDPRDELVERLIEYRKFKEAAVDLKSMEEERGLMFTKPPSDLSDFAKGKIPEKTELDVTLYDMLAAFQKLLRRKKLQRPLATKIARQEVSIEARMNEIMVELKQLKGKKNFNDLFPYPAKEYIVVTFLAILELIKRKEIDVEQNENFGNIYVHAVTEGVEGVGNY from the coding sequence ATGGTTTCATATAATGTGAAAATTGATGCGTTTGAGGGGCCTTTAGATTTGCTTCTCCATTTAATCAATCGGTTAGAAATTGACATATACGATATTCCGGTTGCACAAATTACAGAGCAGTATTTAAGCTATATTAAGACAATGAAGGAACTTAAACTTGATCTTGCGAGTGAGTTTTTAGTGATGGCTGCAACGCTACTGGCTATAAAGAGTCAAATGCTTTTGCCAAAACATGAAGAAGATTATAATGAATTTGATTCAGAAATCAGCTTCGAGGAAGACCCCAGGGATGAGCTAGTCGAAAGACTGATTGAGTATCGTAAGTTTAAAGAGGCAGCGGTTGACTTAAAGTCCATGGAGGAAGAACGTGGTTTAATGTTTACCAAACCGCCAAGTGATCTTTCTGACTTTGCGAAGGGAAAAATCCCAGAGAAAACAGAGCTTGATGTTACCCTTTATGATATGTTAGCGGCTTTTCAAAAGTTGTTGCGCAGGAAAAAGCTCCAAAGGCCCTTAGCAACGAAAATTGCCCGCCAAGAGGTGTCCATAGAGGCTAGAATGAATGAAATTATGGTTGAATTAAAACAGTTAAAAGGAAAAAAGAACTTTAATGACCTGTTTCCTTATCCTGCAAAAGAATATATCGTTGTGACGTTTCTTGCCATTTTAGAGCTAATTAAAAGGAAAGAAATTGACGTAGAACAAAATGAAAACTTTGGTAATATCTATGTTCATGCTGTTACGGAAGGAGTAGAAGGGGTTGGAAATTATTAA
- a CDS encoding YjcZ family sporulation protein encodes MSDGAYGFGGGFALIVVLFILLIIVGASWL; translated from the coding sequence ATGTCTGATGGCGCATACGGTTTTGGAGGCGGATTTGCTTTAATCGTCGTTTTATTCATTTTGTTGATAATTGTAGGAGCTTCTTGGCTATAA
- a CDS encoding DUF309 domain-containing protein, with the protein MYPEEYIHFLAHFHGDRDYFECHEILEEYWKKSNDQSKDSIWVGLILLAVSAYHHRRANFNGAGRTLNKAIHIFTSQQNTLPKIGLEKQTLFSLLTNQLAIIKKEEAYQSYHLPITDPFLLKDCIKKCEQIGYSWNTASNLSDKSLVDRHILRDRSSVIQERIDAIIIKKGNDS; encoded by the coding sequence TTGTACCCGGAAGAGTATATTCATTTTTTAGCACATTTTCATGGGGATCGGGACTATTTTGAGTGTCATGAAATCCTTGAGGAATATTGGAAGAAGTCAAATGATCAGAGCAAAGATTCAATATGGGTAGGTTTAATTTTACTAGCGGTGTCAGCCTATCACCATCGCCGAGCAAATTTTAATGGCGCTGGAAGAACTTTGAATAAGGCTATTCATATTTTTACTTCACAACAAAACACTTTACCTAAGATTGGATTAGAAAAACAAACGCTATTTTCCTTGTTAACTAATCAGTTGGCAATAATCAAAAAAGAGGAAGCCTATCAAAGCTATCATCTCCCTATAACTGACCCCTTTTTGTTAAAGGATTGTATTAAGAAATGTGAACAGATAGGTTATTCTTGGAATACGGCTAGTAATTTGAGTGATAAAAGCTTGGTGGACAGACATATACTACGGGACAGGTCTAGTGTTATCCAGGAGCGAATAGATGCAATAATAATTAAAAAAGGCAACGATAGTTAA
- a CDS encoding GNAT family N-acetyltransferase: MLIRYKKTFEKIAMGLMSFMPTEKDLKKLQATIKDYETDENLLLFLWKEEDIIGLLGVLNKDDENSFEIQHISVNPSHRHQGVGKKMVKSLKEMYPDKQISANENTAPFIEKCESC; encoded by the coding sequence ATGTTAATTCGTTATAAGAAGACGTTCGAAAAAATAGCTATGGGCTTAATGTCCTTTATGCCAACTGAAAAGGACTTGAAGAAACTTCAAGCCACCATTAAGGACTATGAAACTGATGAGAACTTACTGCTCTTTCTATGGAAAGAGGAAGATATCATCGGACTTTTAGGAGTGCTTAATAAAGATGATGAAAATTCTTTCGAAATACAACATATTTCCGTGAATCCATCCCATCGTCATCAAGGGGTAGGGAAGAAAATGGTTAAATCTTTGAAGGAAATGTATCCTGATAAACAAATTTCAGCTAATGAAAATACTGCCCCATTTATTGAAAAATGCGAATCGTGTTAA